The sequence TAGTGGGATCATAAGTCATATGGTCTTTGGCACATGAGTCAATGATCCATCCGGATGGAGTAGCATCACTATTCATATTAAAAGCATAACCACAGTTACCTGAGGACTCCGGAGACATGTCGGAAGAATTTGAAACTGTAGGAGGATCATCTTGAGATATCAAAGATAATTGGGACATGAAGGTGGCGATATTGGCTTGCTCGTCTCGTTCCTGTTGTTTCTGAAGCTTAAACGGTTCCCACCAGTCAAGATAGCCATGCAATTAGAAGCAATTATCAGCAGGGACGAGTGGTTTAGGACGAGGAGGATAGAGACTTGTGGTGGGCCATGAGGCCGTCTTAGCAGCCAAAAGTATGCCTTGTGCAGGGCTCGGGGCAGTAGCCTGGGGTTGCAGTCCTGGGCTCGGTACAGGTGACTTATCAGGGGCGCGAGGACGAGGTGGAGCTATGGCTCATGTGGCAGGCCGAGCCACTATGGCTGCCCCACTTGGCAGCTGTCCTCCGGTATTCATCACAACTTGTCACATTCCCTCCTAGCGAACATAGGCAAAAGTTTGTTCGACGGAAGGAAGGGACTCAGTTCGTAGAATATCACTATGAATTTTACCAAACATCTTATCCAATCCTGCAAGCAAAGTGTACACACGATCCGTTtgaacaattttattaaaaatttcaaTATCAGTACCGCACTTCATGGGATTAGGTCGATGATAATCAATCTCCTGCCACAAAGATTGAAGATCACTATAGTATGTCTCTATCGGTCGTCCATCTTGCCTCATGCGAGAGGCCTTGCAGGTAAGATCATAGACTTGAGATATATCGGAGCTGTCATAATACGTGCGAGCAACTACATCCCACACTTCCTTTGTCGTCGGTAGTTGAATAGAGTACCCAATCAAATTGGGTTCCATAGAGTTGATGAGCCAACCCTTCATAATAGCGTTCTCCGTACGCCATTTGGTGAAGGCCGGATCGTCGATAGGTGGTTGGGGATTACTCCCAAACAAGTAGCCTAACTTGTCTTTTCCAACAACAAACATCTCAATAATTTGAAACCAAACTCCATAATTGGCACCATTGATTTTGATGCCAATCGAAGTAGTAAACGAATCATGATGGACAATCTGTGTAACAACTTACGGTATAGGTAGGGTAGGATTAGGGTTGGTTAGGGTAGGTTTTCCATGGGAGGGTCGAGTTTACTTGGGGGAACGGGCATAGCAGAAATCCTAGGAtctctgctctgataccatgctaACTAGGACTTATTTTGGGGTTTAATTTCCTGATATCATTCTTCTCACCAAGGAGGAAAATATATAATGTACAAGAGTGATTTACAAGGAAAGAAACATTAAATAACCTAATTACAATCTGATTACAAAGACTCAAATAGCTAACTAAACTAATTACAAAAAAGTCAACTCTCCAACAGGAGTTTTATACTACTCCTAGTGTATTATATATCCTAGATTTTGTATCTattttttctttgcaggaacacAAACGACTGTTGTCAACTCTTGATAAACTTTCATAATTCCCAGATCAAATTCTAGTCAAGCTTAATTTCTTGAAGAGTGAAGTCACATTACTTCAAACTTGACAACGATGACCAATCAAATCAAGGCATACTATCATCAAGGGGAGTCACTTATTTAGTAGAGTTATTCATCAGGGGGAGTCTTCAACAATATGCTATAAGGGACATATAAGCACATTGTGCTCTTTTCCCTTCTACCAGTTTTTATCCCATTGGGTTTTTCATGTCAAGGTTTTAGTAAGGCAACATTATGTGCTTCCAACACCATATCAATATTTCATTATCGTGGTGCTCGATTTTTCTCCTGCCCTTAATTAGGTTTTTTCCCATTAggttttccaagcaaggtttaaTCGACATAGCTATAATTGATTGGTGAACATTCAAGTGGGAGAGataaataatatttattatGTAGTTGTTCACATTTTGGGCCAATATGTAATATGCAAATGGTTGATATATTTCCTATATAAATCCTAAGTCTCTAAATAGGCACTCTAATAAGAAGGAAATActccacttagtactacggtctagtagtattcatcttcacttgtaagtgagaggttttaggttcaattctcgccaaagacgaattgaaaccacattattatggttggcccattgtgaggcttagcccactccctcaccccttagtgtagataatatcgtttgttcaaaaattaaTAAACGAAGAAAATAGACCTTGATTtctcctccattttctctttaTTCTCTCTATGCTCTCTTACTCCCTATTTTATTTCCAATATGTAGAGTATTCTAGTCatattccttttttatttaacGCATAATATCAAGTTTGACTCCTATAAATAATAACTCATCACCTAATTATAACTGACTTTGTGGCTATGCTTAGATCCTCCCTTTCCCAAATATCatcattttttaacaaacgatattatctatacaaaTGGGGAGGGTGTGGGCTTAACATCACAATGAGCTAgctaatgtggttcaaactcccctttggcgagaatcgaatctaagacctctcatttacaaatgaAGCGGAATgtcactagaccatagtactaagtgacaaatATCATCTTAAAATATAGTAATCCTATGTgctatttaattaaaaagaattGACCACATTACTGACACAACCCTTTAATAGAGTCGGATTCTACCGTTTTATATATACGAGACACTTTTATTAGGGAGTTAGCTAACAATTTGATTTGTACGTGTATCCAAATAGAATTTACTCAAATTTATATGACAAcgaatgaaaataaacatttggcTTACAATTGCATTCCAAGGTACATTGTCTCCAAGTGTATAATTTATACGTACGTCTTTTCATAGATATTCAACGTAGAAATCAAATTCAGAACTTGCTCATGCTGGCCAGTTACTAATTATTATGCTCACTACTACTGCAATAACCTAAATGAAAAGGATTATTAACTTGTTGAGATGGAACCTTGATACGTGGTTTGAATACTTTTACATATAAAGTGAGTTTCAAAAAAGGAAATGAATGAAACAAAATGAAGGGACTGCACGCTAATTACTATATGGTAATTGTATCTGTATActgaaaataaatgaaaattcaTATATAAAAGAACATTGCAATTGATGAAGGTAAATCtaaattcataaataaaaaaacaaggcTTAGATCTTTTCATCTCGTAGTCTCAtatgtgtgtttatatatgGTTCGCATTTTATATTTACTATCCACATTAACATGTCTACAATTCTGTTATTACGATTTAGTCACATTTTTTTAGGTGCCTTAATCATGAGAAATGCACTTGTAATTGGCTTTCTAATACTTTGCATTGCTTCGTCCAATTTTAGTATTGGGCGTGGCCTGACAACTTTTAATGTGCTTGACTACGGTGCTCTTGGTGATGGCAAAACTGATGATTCGAAAGTAAGTTTTTCATCTGTCTACGCTCGTTTATGTGCGTACATGCGTTTATTTTCATTAACTGTTTTTTGCTTTCTtaaatttgtcattttttttctcattaacAAGCAATTTGCTAACTATATATATTTGCATGAAAAGCTTTCTTGAAAGCATGGAATGTTTCATGCGTACAAACGCAAGGGATATCATCAACACTTGAAATACCAGCGAATAAAACATTCCTTTTACAACCTACCAAATTCTCAGGCCCTTGCAAATCTAGCTCTGTCCATGTCCAGGTAACTAGCCATAGAAATATTACCAGAATTTAATTCATGCGTTTTGCTTCGTTATGTATATTCCTCAAGTATGCATTAGGCTTGATTAATTACTTTATTGAGTTGCGTGGATTTCAGATTTTGGGAAAAATTGTGGCACCTAGCAATCTGGATGCATGGAAAGAGTGCGGCAGCGAATCATGGCTAACATTTTTAAAAGTGACCAACCTCATCATCAATGGAACCGGAGAAATCAATGGGCAGGGTTCGCCATGGTGGAGCAACGCTACCCTACTTAAATCACAATTTAAATGTAAATTTCTTAACATTGATAATTTGATTTATGTGCTCTTACATCTTTTATAATTTAGCAGAAGTAGTTTTaacacacttattttttttcacgcatgcatgtttattttttttcttattgtatgataaaaataaaatctcgaAATAATTAAGTACAAAAGTGTGCAGAAGAGAAAGTAAATCAGTTGCTCAAGTATAACATAGAATTATCACTCATTAATTTCCAGGTGAACAAGGTCAGGTGTAAACGACCAAGGGTGACATTTCTTCTCCTAGCATGAAATTAATTTGTTAACAAATTAATGTCGAATTCgaaaattttaattatgaataattGTTGCAGGCTCTGCACTTTAACCAATGTGACAATCTTCAATTGAGTGGACTTACACACCGTGACAGTCCAAAGGTACATATAGTATTAACAAGTGCAAACATATTACTATCTCTAATCTTCATATTATTGCACCGGAAAATAGTCCCAACACAGATGGAATTGACATCTCTGTGTCATGCTATGTCAATATTCATGACTCCGTAGTTGGAACCCGTAAAAATCCGTATATCAATCTTATTTTGTTTCACTTTTAGCAATATCGTTATCctcaaattttgttttagttcTTTATTTagaaattattattagcactttaaaaatctcattcaacactcctcacaagtatatttttatttttagttatagaaagtttggagtgtaaaatgaaatttttagagtatcaataacaattctcttttATTTATCAAATTCCAAATTCAAACTTCAAACTCTTTCAATTTGAGAATGATCCCACTAGACAACTAGCTAGTTGCTCTCAATGATTTGTTATGTAATTTcataattattaatatatttttggGGGATTTTGCAATAGGTGATGATTGTATTACAATTATTAATGGCTCGTCTTATATAAATATCACCAACATTGCATGCGGACCAGGTCATGGAATTAGGTTAGTACATTGCTCTTATGTATATTTATTACCAAGAAATACTCTCATAAACTGTGCTAAATTTCCAACTCCATCAATACAGATATAGTGTGGGAAGTTTAGGTGAACATGGAGCTTACGACACAGCAGAAGCGATTCATGTAAGAAATTGTACTTTTAATGGCACACAAAATGGAGCTAGAATTAAGacacactactacaatattagctttaggtggtggatgatggtggcggatattagaaaaatcttgtcagttatatccgacataaagTCTTGGCGGATATTTAATGGCGGATATCAAAAAAATCCTATCGGTTATAATTGACAGtattttcaaatcttttttttttttataaatatttttgaaGATTCTAgcggtttttaagttaatggcGGCAATTATAACCGAcaaaaattgactattttattattttactttctgacggttattattttagtattctgacGGTTATAGCCGAcataaaagaaattttttttattttaagtatatacaaacatatctgacggttgaatcgttgaaactagtttcgtagaatgcatatcctattgaattgatagatttaacaaacacttaagagttaatgttatacttccattaagtatcaAATAAgttttatccactagtgtaaatattttaaattgaagatcgaattcattcattgcattcttatagggtcgaggagtctagctgtaaaaaatcttcaaaatcggagctaaaataaccttgaaattgtgattttcatttataaccgttgaaaacatttgtctgttacctaatctctgaatgtttgttttttgtgattttttacgtatgcgatctcgaagtgtGTACAAGCAAGTTTGACgcttagatcattgaaaaatgCTTCATAGAATGTGTATCACGTCAgaacggtagattaaataaacacttaagagttaatgttatacttctattaagtataaaataagattttgtggtatccactagtgtaaatattttaaattgaagatcaaatttattcattgcattcttatagggtcgatgtgtgtagttgtaaaaaatcattaaaattggagctaaaataaccgttaaattgtgatttttcgtttataaccgttggaaacttttgttccgttacgtaatctctgaatgtttgtttttttacaattttttacgtatgcaatctcggagtgtgtacaaataattttaacagttggatcgttgaaaaaagtttcgtagaatgcatatcgcatcaaaacggtagattaaacaaacacttagagttaatattgtaaatattaacaaattgaagatcgaattcgttcaatgcattcttatagggtcgaggagtttagctgtaaaaaatcatcaaaatggaagctaaaataaccgttaaattgtgatttttcgtttataacggtcgaaaacttttgttctgttacccaatctctgaatgtttgttttttgtgattttttacgtatatgATCTCAGAGtgtatacaaacaagtttgacggttagataattgaaaaaagtttcatagaatgtgtatcgcgtcaaaacaatagattaaataaacatttgagagttaatgttatacttccattaagtataaaataagattttgtagtatccactagtgtaaatattttaaattgaagatcaaatttattcattgcattcttatagggttgaggtgtgtagctgtaaaaaatcaataaaattggagctaaaataactgttaaatcgtgatttttcgtttataaccgtaaaaaacttttgttccgttacgtaatctctgaatttttgttttttacgattttagGTATGCGATCTTGTAATaactacaaacaagtttgacggttcgattattgaaactagttttgtagaatgcatatctctgttaaatttgcctaaatttttaagtgggaaaagtaatttgtgctaaatttttatttatgtttttcaagtattgattagacaatatttagtttgtgtgatgacattttcattgtacaattatctttttgtttctttattgcatattttacatgggttattatctattaaaccaaacaattatttatttaatttttaaaaatgtattctatttaaatacatattatttatttatttaaccaaacaattattattttattttttaaaatcataacaaaattttgggggggggggataaaaattttgggagggaatttaaaattttgggagggaatGTTGTGGGGATTTTTGCCGCCTTTTTTTGCTAACCGATaataatgaaaatgtttttgtcggttttatccgacaatAATGAAATTTTCCAGAATAAAACCCCTCCATCTCTTCCTTGTGCCGGTGCCTTCTCCCTTCCTCATTTTCTCctctcctcatttccttctccATCTCCTCTCCTCATTTACTTCCAATTCAACACTTGCAACCAAAGTTCAGAAACCCTAGCTTTAGCTATCTCGAATATGGCGTAGCGCTCCGATGACTCCAATTCTTACCGTTGTCGGACAAGAAGAaggtaactctctctctctctctctctctctctctctctctctctctctctctccctccctccctccctccctccctctgtCTCTCTGTGTGTGTCTCTCATATGGGGAACTGTGGGTACGAATTTAAACTTGCTAAAATTTGTTAGTAGTTAGTAGTTACTCGGCTGAGAGGTGATTGAAAACTTGAATAATTTTATGTTGTTTGTTTCAGTGGGTTAGATGCTGTTGATGGTGGTGCTACAAGCGGATGTTGTCGCTCAAAATGGTTAGTATAGGAGGAAGCAAAGGAAAATTGATGCTCAAGGTATATGCGTGTGCTAGACATGAGTTCAAGCATATTTATTTAAGATAACTGTAATAAGCAAACAATAATGGATGTTGTTTAAGATAAATAGTCCATACAAATTGTTCCCCTGTCAAACATGTTGTCATCACAGAGGAAGGATTTGAAATAGGTTGAATATGGAAAATGCAGAAAGTGCAGTGAATGCAGTGAATATGGAAGGATTTGAAACATGTTGTCAAATAGGTTGAAAATGCAGAAAGTGCAGTGAATGCAGTGAATATGGAAGGATATGGAAAATGTAGAAAgtggtttatatttttttttatattattaatatattttatgtcggttttatccgacaagaatgcttttatttattcttattaCTAAATTGtctgtcagttataaccgacagaagtTCTGGCGGTTTTAGtattttttgtcggttttatCCAACAGAAattctcttatttatttattataaatatatatccgacacaatttatgtcggttttagagtattttatGTCAGAAAATTCATTTCCTAACCCTGGCAAATttgtcgcttattatatccaTCAATGCATCCATTTTCTATTagattttgcttaaaatccgacagtaatatacgttttttgtcggtttttggACCGCCagttatagataattttgtagtagtgacatGGCAGGTATTACGTAATTCGTGGTTAAGGGATTTGCTCTTTATATCTAAAGTCACATTCCATATTGTTGGTTATctgtcaacaatctgtgataatttatatatgctaataaataataaatgcaatagaaactaacagaatataaactagaatatgaattataatacagacaacttgaagatcgaggcttgcgtactgCAATGTCCTTactctgtgc is a genomic window of Malus domestica chromosome 09, GDT2T_hap1 containing:
- the LOC139187813 gene encoding uncharacterized protein gives rise to the protein MFVVGKDKLGYLFGSNPQPPIDDPAFTKWRTENAIMKGWLINSMEPNLIGYSIQLPTTKEVWDVVARTYYDSSDISQVYDLTCKASRMRQDGRPIETYYSDLQSLWQEIDYHRPNPMKCGTDIEIFNKIVQTDRVYTLLAGLDKMFGKIHSDILRTESLPSVEQTFAYLQKQQERDEQANIATFMSQLSLISQDDPPTVSNSSDMSPESSGNCGYAFNMNSDATPSGWIIDSCAKDHMTYDPTNLACDTVPLRCNITNANGVTSPFQTLNVTLAYSPRVTVFLIR